Proteins encoded by one window of Arachis ipaensis cultivar K30076 chromosome B04, Araip1.1, whole genome shotgun sequence:
- the LOC107635797 gene encoding stromal 70 kDa heat shock-related protein, chloroplastic-like: protein MKRRRFMLKASSLNVTLTYDLPPPLRVVNEKVVGIDLGTTNSAVAAMEGGKPTIITNAEGQRTTPSVVAYTKYGDRLVGQIAKRQAVVNPENTFFSVKRFIGRKMSEVDEESKQVSYKVIRDENGNVKLECPVIRKQFAAEEISAQVLRKLVDDASKFLNDKVTKTVVTVPAYFNDSQRTATKDAGRIAGLEVLRIINEPTAASLAYGFEKKNNETILVFDLGGGTFDVSVLEVGDGVFEVLSTSGDTHLGGDGFDKRIVDWLAENFKRDEGIDLLKDKQALQHLTETAEKAKMELLSLTQTNISLSFITATADGPKLIETTLTRAKFEELCSDLLDRLSCIMMLALAITVGL from the exons atgaaacgacgtcgtttcatgcTGAAAGCCTCCTCCCTCAACGTTACACTAACCTATGATCTCCCTCCTCCTCTCAGAGTCGTCAATGAGAAGGTCGTCGGCATCGATTTGGGAACCACCAACTCCGCCGTGGCTGCCATGGAAGGAGGCAAGCCCACCATCATCACTAACGCCGAAGGTCAGAGGACTACCCCTTCCGTCGTTGCCTACACCAAGTACGGTGACAGGCTGGTTGGCCAGATTGCGAAGCGGCAGGCGGTGGTGAACCCGGAGAACACCTTCTTCTCCGTTAAGAGGTTTATCGGAAGGAAGATGTCGGAGGTAGACGAGGAGTCCAAGCAGGTCTCCTACAAAGTCATTAGGGATGAGAACGGCAATGTCAAACTCGAATGTCCCGTCATCCGCAAGCAGTTCGCCGCCGAAGAGATTTCCGCTCAG GTTTTAAGGAAGCTTGTGGATGATGCTTCAAAGTTTTTGAATGACAAAGTAACAAAGACTGTGGTCACTGTGCCTGCTTACTTCAACGATTCTCAAAGGACTGCTACAAAGGATGCTGGTCGGATTGCTGGTTTGGAAGTTCTTCGTATCATAAATGAACCAACTGCTGCCTCCCTTGCCTATGGATTTgaaaagaagaataatgaaacaaTCCTTGTGTTTGACCTTGGCGGTGGTACTTTTGATGTCTCGG TGCTTGAGGTTGGTGATGGAGTGTTTGAAGTGTTGTCTACTTCTGGAGATACACACTTGGGTGGTGATGGCTTTGATAAG AGAATTGTCGATTGGCTGGCTGAAAACTTCAAGAGGGATGAAGGTATTGATCTTTTGAAAGATAAACAAGCTCTTCAGCACCTTACCGAGACAGCTGAAAAAGCAAAAATGGAGCTCTTGTCATTGACCCAAACAAACATTAG TTTGTCGTTCATAACCGCGACAGCAGATGGCCCCAAGCTTATTGAGACCACCCTTACAAGGGCTAAATTTGAAGAATTATGTTCAGATCTTCTTGATAG GCTATCTTGTATAATGATGCTCGCGCTTGCCATAACCGTCGGACTTTAA